A window of the Virgibacillus pantothenticus genome harbors these coding sequences:
- the spoIIAA gene encoding anti-sigma F factor antagonist, whose product MGLHSTFAVKENVLVVRLAGELDHHEAEQLRMEWKKVMYEHDVKHVVLNLEAMDFMDSSGLGVVLGRYKEVLQLGGEMVVCSISPPIRRLFEMSGLFKIVRLEENEQFALETLGVAS is encoded by the coding sequence ATGGGACTTCATTCAACATTTGCTGTAAAGGAGAATGTATTAGTCGTCCGGCTTGCCGGAGAATTAGATCATCACGAAGCAGAACAACTGCGTATGGAATGGAAAAAAGTGATGTATGAACATGATGTCAAACATGTTGTATTAAATCTGGAAGCCATGGATTTTATGGATAGTTCTGGTCTCGGAGTTGTACTAGGGAGGTATAAAGAAGTATTGCAGTTAGGTGGGGAGATGGTAGTTTGCTCCATATCTCCACCTATCAGACGGTTATTTGAAATGTCAGGGTTATTTAAGATTGTTCGCTTAGAGGAGAATGAACAATTTGCTTTAGAAACATTGGGGGTGGCATCGTGA
- the spoIIAB gene encoding anti-sigma F factor translates to MKNEMTVTFSSVSENESFARVTVAAFVSKLDPTMDELTEIKTVVSEAVTNCIIHAYNNEPYHEVTITCAIMDGEVELTIKDNGTGIEDIDEARQPLYTSKPELERSGMGFTIIENFMDTVEVISNPGQGTTVHMTKQLTNAKTVCSS, encoded by the coding sequence GTGAAAAATGAAATGACAGTTACCTTTTCAAGTGTTAGTGAAAATGAATCTTTTGCCAGAGTAACAGTAGCTGCTTTTGTAAGTAAGCTAGATCCGACAATGGATGAGCTTACAGAAATCAAAACAGTTGTATCAGAAGCCGTAACCAACTGTATTATTCATGCTTATAATAATGAACCGTATCATGAAGTAACGATAACTTGTGCAATAATGGATGGAGAGGTTGAATTAACCATTAAAGATAACGGCACGGGGATCGAGGATATTGATGAAGCCCGGCAACCGTTATATACTTCCAAACCTGAGTTAGAAAGGTCTGGCATGGGATTTACAATCATCGAAAATTTTATGGACACGGTGGAGGTTATATCTAACCCTGGTCAGGGAACGACTGTACACATGACGAAACAATTGACAAACGCGAAAACGGTGTGCTCATCGTGA
- the sigF gene encoding RNA polymerase sporulation sigma factor SigF has protein sequence MKVNVQGDNRSEALTDEEVKTLIEKSQHGDKAARDMLVEKNMRLVWSVVQRFINRGYDPDDLFQIGSIGLIKSIDKFDLSYDVRFSTYAVPMIIGEIQRFIRDDGTVKVSRSLKETGNRIRKKKDELTKKFGRSPTVNEISEALDISPEEVVHAQEASKSPQSIHETVFENDGDPITLLDQISDEDSKWFERITLQEAIRGLSERERLIVYLRYYKDQTQSEVAKRLGISQVQVSRLEKKILEEMKLYIDA, from the coding sequence ATGAAGGTTAATGTGCAAGGGGATAATAGAAGCGAAGCGCTAACAGATGAAGAGGTAAAGACACTAATAGAAAAAAGTCAACATGGTGATAAAGCAGCAAGAGATATGTTAGTGGAAAAAAATATGCGCCTCGTTTGGTCTGTTGTACAGCGATTTATTAATAGAGGATATGACCCTGATGATTTGTTCCAAATTGGAAGTATAGGCCTCATTAAGTCCATTGATAAATTTGATCTATCTTATGATGTGCGTTTTTCTACCTATGCTGTTCCGATGATTATTGGTGAAATCCAACGCTTTATTCGGGATGATGGGACTGTGAAGGTAAGTCGATCACTGAAAGAAACAGGTAATCGTATTCGAAAGAAAAAAGATGAATTAACAAAGAAATTCGGTAGATCACCAACAGTAAATGAAATATCAGAAGCATTGGACATTTCACCAGAGGAAGTTGTTCATGCTCAAGAAGCAAGTAAATCTCCTCAGTCGATTCATGAAACCGTATTTGAGAATGATGGTGACCCAATTACGTTATTAGATCAAATATCGGACGAAGACTCAAAATGGTTTGAACGAATCACTTTACAAGAAGCAATTCGTGGTCTCAGTGAAAGAGAAAGGCTAATTGTTTACTTGCGCTACTACAAAGACCAAACGCAATCCGAAGTAGCAAAACGTCTTGGTATTTCGCAAGTTCAAGTCTCTCGATTGGAGAAAAAAATTCTGGAAGAAATGAAGCTTTATATTGATGCCTAG
- a CDS encoding stage V sporulation protein AA, which yields MPNHQVYLRMKKNMELTRYQVLRLKDIAVISTNDAKKSQLEDIPIYRLGKKDKNIVVIDSFLVIDYLNRDFPDLEFQLVGPNQTIVRIQKQRKSPSVFIALGVWVLIFVGTAMTIMNFHYDVSMQEVHQKIHYLLTGEQEEYPLWLQIPYSFGLGIGMLLFFNHWFNKRFNEEPSPLEVEIYNYQQDLDNYVIHYENACNDVDPPHTPS from the coding sequence ATGCCGAACCATCAGGTTTATTTGCGTATGAAAAAAAATATGGAACTAACTAGGTATCAAGTATTACGGCTAAAGGATATTGCTGTTATTTCTACAAATGATGCAAAAAAAAGTCAGCTTGAAGATATACCAATATACCGTTTAGGTAAGAAAGATAAAAACATTGTCGTGATCGACAGCTTTTTAGTTATTGACTACTTGAATCGTGATTTTCCAGATTTAGAATTCCAATTAGTTGGTCCGAATCAAACGATTGTTCGGATCCAGAAGCAACGAAAATCTCCTTCTGTTTTCATTGCTTTAGGAGTTTGGGTGTTAATCTTTGTCGGAACAGCTATGACGATTATGAACTTTCATTATGATGTAAGTATGCAGGAAGTGCATCAAAAAATTCATTATTTGTTGACAGGAGAACAGGAGGAATACCCTTTATGGCTGCAAATTCCGTATTCTTTTGGTTTAGGGATAGGTATGTTGCTTTTTTTTAATCACTGGTTTAATAAACGCTTTAACGAAGAACCGAGTCCTTTAGAAGTAGAGATCTACAATTATCAGCAAGATTTGGATAACTACGTCATTCATTATGAAAATGCATGCAACGATGTCGATCCTCCTCATACACCTTCTTGA
- a CDS encoding stage V sporulation protein AB, with protein MKMHATMSILLIHLLEALIGFSAGLAVGAGYVAFITILGIVPRLIQLSKTEMFLPIYTACILLGSLFGTYLSFTSITWGNSFIVIAVWGLLQGVFNGMLAAALAEVLNVFPILYKRIGIEKYLLWLLMAIVFGKIAGSLFQWLYFVKQ; from the coding sequence ATGAAAATGCATGCAACGATGTCGATCCTCCTCATACACCTTCTTGAAGCCTTAATTGGATTTAGTGCAGGACTTGCTGTTGGGGCTGGTTATGTAGCGTTTATTACTATTTTAGGAATCGTACCTCGGCTAATTCAATTAAGTAAAACGGAAATGTTCTTACCTATTTACACAGCGTGCATCCTTTTAGGTAGTTTGTTTGGAACCTATTTATCATTTACTTCGATTACGTGGGGGAATTCTTTCATTGTTATAGCTGTATGGGGATTACTCCAAGGGGTTTTTAACGGGATGCTGGCAGCTGCATTAGCAGAGGTGTTAAATGTATTTCCGATATTATACAAACGGATAGGAATTGAAAAATATCTACTCTGGCTGCTAATGGCGATTGTGTTTGGTAAAATAGCTGGTTCTTTATTTCAGTGGTTATATTTTGTAAAGCAATAA
- a CDS encoding spore germination protein, which translates to MTQHDQKIPVNPKLKHTENYMKTRLGIGVSFDLGFRKLVLLKRDIHIYYVTGLCDSIVIQDLLKELVNLNDHESNGRKLPEIVENRLIHQQVEQVKTMDEAIDQMLSGLIVLFIDGERFAFVIDVRNYPGRTPEEPDIERVVRGSRDGYTENIIENTALTRRRIRDPRLRNEMLKVGERSKTDVCLSYIDDVADEGLIQLIKDRIQAIEVDGISMADKTIDEFIINRKWDPYPLVRYTERPDVAANHLLEGHVLIIVDTSPSVIILPTTFFHHLQHAEEYRQTPAIGTFIRWIRIMAVFASMYLLPLWLLFVMEPDLLPKQLAFIGPNEEGNISIPIQIIMGVIGIEFLRMAAIHTPTPLSTAMGLIAAVLIGQIAIDVGMFSPEVILYVSVSAIGGYVTPSYELSVSNKIVNIIFVIITGLFGLIGFVSMFLVHILFLIHLKSLRTPYLWPFIPFNPRAMLHTLVRIPVPYTNSRPSIVHPKNNYRQPEK; encoded by the coding sequence ATGACACAACATGATCAAAAGATCCCTGTGAATCCCAAGTTAAAACATACAGAAAACTATATGAAAACCAGATTGGGAATAGGTGTGTCCTTTGACTTAGGATTTCGCAAGCTTGTATTATTAAAGCGTGATATTCACATTTATTATGTGACTGGGTTATGTGATTCAATTGTTATTCAAGATTTATTGAAAGAACTTGTAAATTTGAATGATCATGAATCAAATGGTAGAAAACTTCCAGAAATCGTTGAAAACCGTCTCATTCATCAACAAGTTGAACAAGTTAAAACAATGGATGAAGCTATAGATCAAATGTTATCCGGGTTAATCGTTCTTTTTATAGATGGAGAACGATTTGCTTTTGTGATAGATGTACGAAATTATCCCGGAAGAACGCCCGAAGAACCAGATATTGAACGAGTAGTCCGCGGTTCTAGAGATGGCTATACGGAAAATATTATTGAAAATACAGCATTAACTAGAAGAAGAATTCGAGACCCGAGATTACGCAATGAAATGCTAAAAGTAGGGGAACGATCAAAAACAGATGTTTGTCTAAGTTATATTGATGATGTCGCTGATGAAGGACTTATTCAATTGATTAAAGACCGGATTCAAGCAATTGAAGTAGATGGTATTTCGATGGCAGATAAAACGATTGATGAATTTATTATTAATCGAAAGTGGGACCCATATCCACTTGTACGTTATACGGAACGACCAGATGTTGCTGCAAACCATTTATTAGAAGGGCATGTTTTAATTATAGTCGATACATCTCCGAGTGTGATTATTTTACCAACTACGTTTTTTCACCATTTACAGCATGCAGAAGAATATCGCCAAACACCTGCAATTGGGACATTTATTCGTTGGATTCGTATAATGGCAGTTTTTGCTTCCATGTATTTACTGCCATTATGGCTATTATTTGTGATGGAGCCAGATTTATTGCCAAAACAACTTGCCTTTATTGGTCCAAATGAAGAAGGGAATATTTCTATTCCGATTCAAATAATTATGGGGGTTATTGGTATTGAGTTCCTTCGTATGGCTGCTATTCATACGCCAACCCCTTTGTCAACGGCAATGGGGTTGATTGCCGCTGTTTTAATCGGTCAAATTGCCATTGATGTTGGAATGTTTAGTCCTGAAGTTATATTGTACGTATCTGTCAGCGCGATTGGGGGTTATGTAACGCCGAGTTATGAATTGAGCGTGTCCAATAAAATAGTCAATATTATATTTGTGATAATTACCGGTTTATTTGGTTTAATTGGTTTTGTTAGTATGTTCTTAGTCCATATCCTGTTCCTAATTCATCTTAAATCTCTAAGAACACCTTATTTATGGCCATTTATTCCATTTAATCCCCGTGCAATGCTGCATACGCTTGTTCGAATCCCTGTTCCATATACGAACAGTAGACCAAGCATTGTTCATCCAAAAAATAATTATCGTCAGCCTGAAAAATAA
- the lysA gene encoding diaminopimelate decarboxylase, with product MIIDNHPFTVNEQGHLEIGGLDSVTLAKKYGTPLYVYDVQMIRDNCRAFVNTFQNMGVTAKVAYASKAFSSIAMVQVIKQEGMYLDVVSEGELYTALHAGYPTEKIHFHGNNKSIAELRMAIEHNIGCIVVDNFQEIKHIRSLLKTYDKQMDVLMRVTPGIESKTHHYIMTGNEDSKFGFNLQNGQAETAFLQMHNDPYIRFQGLHCHIGSQIFETDRFILATSVLFQELRTWKERHGYTPNVLNLGGGYGIRYTKDDAPISYAPFVEELVNEVQKQVEALAIPMPEIWLEPGRAIAGNAGITLYTVGAMKEIPGIRNYVAVDGGMTDNLRPALYQAKYEAVLANKAAAPTETNVSIAGKCCESGDMLIWDLPLPHVSQNDILAVFSTGAYGYSMANHYNRFAKPAVVFVENGEDKLVVQRETYQDIIRHDLSYE from the coding sequence ATGATAATTGATAACCATCCATTTACTGTAAATGAACAAGGTCATTTAGAAATAGGCGGTTTAGACAGTGTTACGCTTGCGAAAAAATATGGTACTCCTTTGTATGTTTATGATGTCCAAATGATTCGCGACAATTGTCGGGCGTTTGTAAACACATTTCAAAATATGGGCGTAACTGCAAAAGTTGCGTATGCAAGTAAAGCTTTTTCATCCATCGCCATGGTTCAAGTTATAAAACAAGAGGGCATGTATTTGGATGTTGTGTCTGAAGGAGAGTTATATACAGCTTTACATGCTGGATACCCAACTGAAAAGATACATTTTCATGGGAATAATAAAAGCATTGCTGAACTAAGGATGGCGATAGAACATAATATTGGGTGTATTGTGGTAGATAATTTTCAAGAAATTAAACATATTCGCAGCTTATTGAAAACGTATGATAAACAGATGGATGTTTTAATGCGCGTTACACCAGGGATTGAATCAAAAACACACCACTATATTATGACTGGGAATGAAGATTCCAAGTTCGGATTCAACTTACAAAACGGACAAGCAGAAACCGCGTTTTTACAAATGCATAATGATCCATATATTCGCTTTCAGGGCCTTCATTGCCATATCGGCTCGCAAATTTTTGAAACAGATCGTTTTATACTCGCTACAAGTGTTTTGTTTCAGGAATTACGTACATGGAAGGAGAGGCATGGTTATACACCGAATGTGTTAAATTTAGGTGGAGGTTATGGAATTCGCTACACGAAAGATGATGCGCCTATTTCCTATGCCCCATTTGTAGAAGAGTTAGTTAACGAGGTACAAAAGCAAGTAGAAGCATTAGCTATTCCAATGCCGGAAATCTGGTTAGAACCAGGAAGAGCAATCGCTGGTAATGCTGGAATTACTTTGTATACAGTAGGTGCAATGAAAGAAATTCCAGGAATCCGTAATTATGTAGCGGTTGATGGAGGTATGACAGATAATTTACGTCCAGCACTGTATCAGGCAAAGTATGAAGCTGTGCTCGCTAATAAGGCAGCTGCACCAACAGAAACAAACGTATCGATTGCCGGTAAATGTTGTGAATCAGGCGACATGCTTATTTGGGATCTTCCATTACCACATGTTTCGCAGAATGATATTTTAGCTGTTTTTTCAACGGGCGCGTATGGATATTCGATGGCGAATCATTACAATCGTTTTGCCAAGCCAGCAGTTGTGTTTGTAGAAAATGGCGAAGATAAGCTTGTCGTCCAGCGAGAAACCTATCAAGATATCATCCGTCACGATTTAAGTTATGAATAG
- a CDS encoding peptidylprolyl isomerase yields the protein MAKKGYILMENDNRIEFDLYEDAAPNTVANFEKLANEGFYNGLTFHRVIPGFVSQGGCPVGNGTGSAGYTIKCETEGNPHKHQEGSLSMAHAGKDTGSCQFFIVHEPQPHLNGVHTVFGQVTTGMEFATSMKNGDVMKEVKVYTA from the coding sequence ATGGCAAAAAAAGGATATATTCTAATGGAAAACGATAATAGAATTGAATTTGATTTATATGAGGATGCTGCTCCAAACACGGTTGCAAATTTTGAAAAGCTAGCTAATGAAGGCTTTTATAATGGGTTAACTTTTCACCGCGTCATCCCGGGATTTGTCAGTCAGGGGGGCTGTCCAGTTGGTAACGGAACAGGATCAGCAGGATATACGATTAAATGTGAAACAGAAGGAAATCCGCATAAACATCAAGAAGGTTCCTTGTCTATGGCTCATGCTGGAAAAGATACAGGAAGTTGCCAATTTTTCATTGTACATGAACCACAACCTCATTTAAATGGTGTTCATACCGTATTTGGTCAAGTAACTACGGGAATGGAGTTTGCAACGTCGATGAAAAATGGAGACGTCATGAAGGAAGTCAAGGTTTATACTGCCTAA
- a CDS encoding M50 family metallopeptidase produces MFTFSRKPAVIVFFLLQTAGDGPQLNEALLYAEVEMMHAFLLFYLIVFVAPISILCHEFGHAVAAWFFRAEKVYISIGAGTVKKIINVGRFHFTIAPLFFAGGMATSVRQPDYTRREKLLITAAGPLFSSLIAIMFWGISQIASSFFIHLFMWFNLWIAVVNLIPFQWNEKQTDGRIILQLLLNSNIKK; encoded by the coding sequence ATGTTTACTTTTTCAAGGAAGCCTGCGGTTATAGTCTTTTTTCTACTTCAAACCGCAGGGGATGGCCCCCAACTGAATGAAGCTTTACTTTATGCTGAGGTGGAAATGATGCATGCTTTTCTGCTGTTTTACCTCATAGTTTTTGTCGCTCCGATAAGTATATTATGCCATGAATTTGGGCATGCTGTAGCTGCATGGTTTTTTCGAGCAGAAAAGGTCTATATATCTATTGGCGCAGGGACTGTGAAAAAAATAATAAACGTGGGTAGATTTCACTTTACCATTGCCCCCTTATTTTTTGCAGGAGGTATGGCTACTAGTGTTCGTCAACCTGACTATACCAGACGGGAAAAGCTTCTTATAACTGCTGCTGGACCTTTGTTCAGTAGTCTAATAGCTATTATGTTTTGGGGAATTAGTCAGATTGCCTCTTCCTTTTTCATTCACCTGTTTATGTGGTTCAATCTTTGGATTGCGGTCGTTAATTTGATTCCTTTTCAGTGGAATGAAAAACAGACAGATGGACGAATCATTTTACAACTTCTGCTAAATAGCAACATTAAAAAATGA
- a CDS encoding GNAT family N-acetyltransferase codes for MLIRFKKNLEKIAMGLLSFMPEEKDVKKLQQTIKEYETNSDWHLYLWKEEDDVLGAIGIRIENETDAIIQHVSVNPSHRNLGIGRKMVSEIDKLYRNNYSVSTTKEIQEFYQKCDESTESESDDE; via the coding sequence ATGTTAATTCGCTTTAAGAAAAATTTAGAAAAAATAGCCATGGGTTTGCTTTCTTTTATGCCTGAAGAAAAGGATGTTAAAAAATTACAGCAAACGATTAAAGAATATGAAACCAATTCTGATTGGCATTTGTATTTATGGAAGGAAGAAGATGATGTTCTAGGGGCGATTGGGATCCGGATTGAAAATGAAACTGATGCTATTATTCAGCATGTGTCCGTAAATCCATCACATCGTAATTTAGGCATCGGAAGGAAGATGGTTAGTGAAATCGATAAGCTTTATCGAAATAACTATTCTGTCTCTACGACGAAAGAAATTCAGGAGTTTTATCAAAAGTGTGATGAATCAACTGAATCCGAAAGCGACGATGAATAA
- a CDS encoding YjcZ family sporulation protein, whose protein sequence is MSGGYGYGGGFALIVVLFILLIIVGAAWL, encoded by the coding sequence ATGAGTGGTGGATATGGTTACGGTGGTGGATTCGCGTTAATCGTTGTATTATTCATTCTATTGATTATTGTTGGTGCTGCATGGCTCTAA
- a CDS encoding segregation/condensation protein A codes for MQAYQVKLDAFEGPLDLLLHLINQYEIDIYDIPVAQITEQYMHYIHTMKRLELNIASEYLVMAATLVEIKSQMLLPKPELNEETEEYIEDPREDLMQRLIEYRKYKEAAMQLKLIEKEANQIYTREPVSFDESITPPPQVLQGETSIYDMLAALRKMFERKKWDAPLETKIERSEIPIEQRMDEVLQKVKLAKEGILFDHLFAVPSRSHIVVTFIALLELMKKNQVYCKQEKQLTELYVFSMGE; via the coding sequence TTGCAAGCTTATCAGGTGAAGTTGGACGCCTTTGAAGGCCCGCTTGATTTATTACTCCATTTAATTAATCAATATGAAATTGATATTTACGATATACCGGTAGCGCAAATTACGGAGCAGTATATGCATTACATTCACACAATGAAACGGCTAGAGTTGAATATCGCTAGTGAATACTTAGTTATGGCAGCTACCTTAGTAGAAATAAAAAGTCAAATGCTGTTACCAAAACCTGAATTAAATGAAGAAACAGAGGAATATATAGAGGATCCTCGAGAAGATCTCATGCAACGCTTAATTGAGTATCGAAAATACAAAGAAGCCGCTATGCAATTAAAGTTGATAGAAAAAGAAGCAAATCAAATTTATACAAGAGAACCCGTGTCATTTGATGAAAGTATTACTCCACCCCCACAGGTGCTGCAAGGAGAGACATCTATTTATGACATGTTAGCAGCATTACGTAAAATGTTTGAACGTAAGAAATGGGATGCACCTTTAGAAACAAAAATTGAAAGGTCTGAAATCCCGATTGAACAAAGGATGGATGAAGTACTGCAGAAGGTAAAATTAGCTAAAGAAGGAATTTTGTTTGATCACTTATTTGCAGTGCCGTCACGCTCACATATCGTAGTAACATTTATCGCATTATTAGAGTTAATGAAAAAAAATCAAGTTTATTGTAAACAAGAAAAACAATTAACAGAATTATACGTGTTTAGCATGGGGGAATAA
- the scpB gene encoding SMC-Scp complex subunit ScpB, producing the protein MEINKLKAIVEGLLFASGNEGITVKQLSDVLEVTEATVELVLDELKQEYENTDRGIRIMQAHEVFHLTTRPEHSSYYKKLLETPQATRMSQAALETLAIIAYNQPITRTEIEEIRGVKSDRPVQTLLSRLLIEEVGRKDTVGKPILFATSKEFLTYFGLTSLDDLPPLPDTNDEELESEADLFFERFNEQLSEDPL; encoded by the coding sequence GTGGAAATAAATAAATTAAAAGCAATTGTGGAAGGTCTGCTATTTGCCTCTGGCAATGAAGGGATAACAGTGAAACAATTATCGGATGTTTTGGAAGTGACAGAAGCAACCGTGGAACTTGTCTTGGATGAACTGAAGCAGGAATATGAAAATACAGACCGGGGTATTCGAATCATGCAGGCACACGAAGTATTTCATTTGACTACTAGACCAGAGCATAGTTCATATTACAAAAAATTATTGGAAACGCCTCAGGCAACGAGAATGTCTCAGGCAGCGTTAGAGACACTTGCTATTATCGCTTATAACCAACCGATTACACGTACAGAAATTGAAGAAATTCGCGGGGTGAAAAGCGACCGTCCTGTACAAACACTTTTATCTCGACTTCTGATTGAAGAGGTAGGGAGGAAAGATACTGTTGGAAAACCGATTCTTTTTGCTACATCAAAAGAGTTTTTAACTTATTTTGGCTTAACATCTTTGGATGACTTACCTCCTTTACCAGATACAAATGATGAGGAATTGGAATCTGAAGCAGATTTATTTTTTGAACGCTTTAACGAGCAGTTAAGTGAAGACCCTTTATAA
- a CDS encoding superoxide dismutase translates to MSHFENGYVQQLIHWGDEVRNKLVEERGINQEQVIEQLENWQHRLRNILHSNQPIAYEQLMELRNEGEQFLDEWSQNRSSKQPIAYGKRKLPPLPYAYNALEPYISEEIMRLHHNKHHQSYVDGLNKAEKALYGKNTDDKYLKYWLREQAFHGSGHQLHTIFWFNMTPRSSKQPHGELRTKMEHDFGSWQRFKTLFTNTANSVEGDGWAVLYWNPRSGMLGVQSFEKHQLFQIADIIPLLVLDVWEHAYYLQYKTDKKAYIDNWWNVVNWQDVNDRYKRASQLRWDGY, encoded by the coding sequence ATGAGTCATTTTGAAAACGGATATGTCCAACAATTAATTCACTGGGGAGATGAGGTTAGAAATAAACTGGTGGAAGAGAGAGGGATAAACCAAGAACAGGTAATCGAGCAGTTGGAAAATTGGCAGCATAGGTTGAGAAATATACTTCATTCTAATCAACCCATTGCATATGAGCAGCTAATGGAACTACGAAATGAAGGCGAACAGTTCTTGGATGAATGGAGTCAAAATCGTAGCTCAAAGCAACCGATTGCTTACGGTAAGCGAAAGCTACCGCCTTTACCTTATGCGTATAATGCTTTAGAGCCTTATATAAGTGAAGAAATTATGCGTTTACATCATAACAAGCACCATCAATCATACGTAGATGGGTTAAACAAAGCGGAGAAAGCATTATACGGCAAGAATACAGATGATAAATATTTAAAGTATTGGTTGCGTGAACAAGCTTTTCATGGATCGGGCCATCAGTTACACACTATTTTTTGGTTTAATATGACCCCACGTTCAAGTAAACAGCCTCACGGAGAATTACGAACTAAAATGGAGCATGACTTTGGATCGTGGCAACGCTTTAAGACATTATTTACCAATACCGCTAATTCAGTTGAAGGGGATGGTTGGGCTGTTCTCTATTGGAATCCAAGAAGCGGTATGTTGGGAGTTCAGTCTTTTGAAAAACACCAGCTATTTCAAATAGCAGATATCATCCCATTACTTGTCCTGGACGTGTGGGAGCATGCTTATTATTTGCAGTATAAAACAGATAAAAAAGCCTATATCGATAATTGGTGGAATGTGGTTAATTGGCAAGATGTTAATGATC